Proteins encoded together in one Balearica regulorum gibbericeps isolate bBalReg1 chromosome 3, bBalReg1.pri, whole genome shotgun sequence window:
- the FOXA2 gene encoding hepatocyte nuclear factor 3-beta isoform X1: MHSTSSMLGAVKMEGHEHTDWSNYYGEPESYSSVSNMNAGLGMNSMNTYMTMSAMSTTANMTAATSMNMSYANTGMSPSLTGMSPGAGAMPGMGSAGVAGMGAHLSPSMSPMGGQAGSMNALAPYTNMNSMSPIYGQSNLNRSRDPKTYRRSYTHAKPPYSYISLITMAIQQSPNKMLTLSEIYQWIMDLFPFYRQNQQRWQNSIRHSLSFNDCFLKVPRSPDKPGKGSFWTLHPDSGNMFENGCYLRRQKRFKCEKQLAAKDSGGAGGGAGGGGKKGPGQPPSQPLGEGSSSGGSEGSAGAESPASASPCQDHKRTLANLKGTPGLSPGEPAASPAQHLLAPPHAGLPHDAHLKPEHHYAFNHPFSINNLMSSSEQQHHHPHHHHHHHHKMDLKAYEQVMHYSGYASPMPGSLAMGPVTNKNGLESSPLAGETSYYQGVYSRPIMNSS; this comes from the exons ATGCACTCCACTTCCAGTATGCTGGGAGCGGTGAAAATGGAAGGCCATGAGCACACGGACTGGAGCAACTACTACGGGGAGCCTGAG AGCTATTCCTCGGTGAGCAACATGAACGCGGGGCTGGGCATGAACAGCATGAACACGTACATGACCATGTCGGCCATGAGCACCACGGCCAACATGACGGCTGCCACCTCCATGAACATGTCCTACGCCAACACGGGCATGAGCCCCTCGCTCACCGGCATGTCCCCAGGCGCAGGGGCCATGCCCGGCATGGGCTCGGCCGGCGTGGCGGGGATGGGTGCCCACCTGAGCCCCAGCATGAGCCCCATGGGGGGCCAAGCGGGCTCCATGAACGCCCTGGCCCCCTACACCAACATGAACTCCATGAGCCCCATCTACGGGCAATCCAACCTCAACCGCTCGCGGGACCCCAAGACCTACCGGCGGAGCTACACGCACGCCAAGCCGCCCTACTCCTACATCTCCCTCATCACCATGGCCATCCAGCAGTCGCCCAACAAGATGCTGACGCTGAGCGAGATCTACCAGTGGATCATGGACCTCTTCCCCTTCTACCGCCAGAACCAGCAGCGCTGGCAGAACAGCATCCGCCACTCGCTCTCCTTCAATGACTGCTTCCTCAAGGTGCCCCGCTCCCCGGACAAGCCGGGCAAAGGCTCCTTCTGGACGCTGCACCCCGACTCGGGCAACATGTTTGAGAACGGCTGCTACCTGCGCCGCCAGAAGCGCTTCAAGTGCGAGAAGCAGCTGGCCGCCAAGGACAGCGGCGGAGCGGGCGgtggggcgggcggcgggggcaaGAAGgggcccgggcagccccccagccagcccctgggGGAAGGCAGCTCCTCGGGGGGCTCCGAGGGCTCAGCCGGCGCCGAGTCCCCAGCCAGCGCCTCGCCGTGCCAGGACCACAAGCGCACTCTGGCCAACCTGAAGGGCACgccggggctgagccccggGGAGCCGGCAGCCTCGCCGGCCCAGCACCTCCTGGCCCCTCCGCACGCCGGCCTGCCCCACGACGCCCACCTCAAGCCCGAGCACCACTACGCCTTCAACCACCCCTTCTCCATCAACAACCTGATGTCCTCCTCcgagcagcagcaccaccaccctcaccaccaccaccaccaccaccacaaaatgGACCTGAAGGCCTACGAGCAGGTGATGCACTACTCGGGCTACGCCTCGCCCATGCCCGGCAGCCTGGCCATGGGGCCCGTAACGAACAAAAACGGCTTAGAGTCCTCCCCTTTAGCCGGAGAGACTTCTTACTACCAAGGTGTGTATTCCCGGCCCATCATGAACTCCTCCTAA
- the FOXA2 gene encoding hepatocyte nuclear factor 3-beta isoform X2, translated as MLGAVKMEGHEHTDWSNYYGEPESYSSVSNMNAGLGMNSMNTYMTMSAMSTTANMTAATSMNMSYANTGMSPSLTGMSPGAGAMPGMGSAGVAGMGAHLSPSMSPMGGQAGSMNALAPYTNMNSMSPIYGQSNLNRSRDPKTYRRSYTHAKPPYSYISLITMAIQQSPNKMLTLSEIYQWIMDLFPFYRQNQQRWQNSIRHSLSFNDCFLKVPRSPDKPGKGSFWTLHPDSGNMFENGCYLRRQKRFKCEKQLAAKDSGGAGGGAGGGGKKGPGQPPSQPLGEGSSSGGSEGSAGAESPASASPCQDHKRTLANLKGTPGLSPGEPAASPAQHLLAPPHAGLPHDAHLKPEHHYAFNHPFSINNLMSSSEQQHHHPHHHHHHHHKMDLKAYEQVMHYSGYASPMPGSLAMGPVTNKNGLESSPLAGETSYYQGVYSRPIMNSS; from the exons ATGCTGGGAGCGGTGAAAATGGAAGGCCATGAGCACACGGACTGGAGCAACTACTACGGGGAGCCTGAG AGCTATTCCTCGGTGAGCAACATGAACGCGGGGCTGGGCATGAACAGCATGAACACGTACATGACCATGTCGGCCATGAGCACCACGGCCAACATGACGGCTGCCACCTCCATGAACATGTCCTACGCCAACACGGGCATGAGCCCCTCGCTCACCGGCATGTCCCCAGGCGCAGGGGCCATGCCCGGCATGGGCTCGGCCGGCGTGGCGGGGATGGGTGCCCACCTGAGCCCCAGCATGAGCCCCATGGGGGGCCAAGCGGGCTCCATGAACGCCCTGGCCCCCTACACCAACATGAACTCCATGAGCCCCATCTACGGGCAATCCAACCTCAACCGCTCGCGGGACCCCAAGACCTACCGGCGGAGCTACACGCACGCCAAGCCGCCCTACTCCTACATCTCCCTCATCACCATGGCCATCCAGCAGTCGCCCAACAAGATGCTGACGCTGAGCGAGATCTACCAGTGGATCATGGACCTCTTCCCCTTCTACCGCCAGAACCAGCAGCGCTGGCAGAACAGCATCCGCCACTCGCTCTCCTTCAATGACTGCTTCCTCAAGGTGCCCCGCTCCCCGGACAAGCCGGGCAAAGGCTCCTTCTGGACGCTGCACCCCGACTCGGGCAACATGTTTGAGAACGGCTGCTACCTGCGCCGCCAGAAGCGCTTCAAGTGCGAGAAGCAGCTGGCCGCCAAGGACAGCGGCGGAGCGGGCGgtggggcgggcggcgggggcaaGAAGgggcccgggcagccccccagccagcccctgggGGAAGGCAGCTCCTCGGGGGGCTCCGAGGGCTCAGCCGGCGCCGAGTCCCCAGCCAGCGCCTCGCCGTGCCAGGACCACAAGCGCACTCTGGCCAACCTGAAGGGCACgccggggctgagccccggGGAGCCGGCAGCCTCGCCGGCCCAGCACCTCCTGGCCCCTCCGCACGCCGGCCTGCCCCACGACGCCCACCTCAAGCCCGAGCACCACTACGCCTTCAACCACCCCTTCTCCATCAACAACCTGATGTCCTCCTCcgagcagcagcaccaccaccctcaccaccaccaccaccaccaccacaaaatgGACCTGAAGGCCTACGAGCAGGTGATGCACTACTCGGGCTACGCCTCGCCCATGCCCGGCAGCCTGGCCATGGGGCCCGTAACGAACAAAAACGGCTTAGAGTCCTCCCCTTTAGCCGGAGAGACTTCTTACTACCAAGGTGTGTATTCCCGGCCCATCATGAACTCCTCCTAA